A single genomic interval of Streptomyces sp. BA2 harbors:
- a CDS encoding class II aldolase/adducin family protein produces METLAAHTQAALGTEEQIAALNLRPAGLSVEDERQLRKQELAASFRLFGKLGFGEGVAGHITARDPGDPDRFWVNPFGMSFRHIRVSDLLLVDGAGNVVGGKRPVNRAAFCIHSEVHRARPDVVAAAHAHSTYGKAFSSLGVRLDPLTQDACAFYEDHGLYADYQGVVNDTEEGRRIGRALGPNKAVILQNHGNLTVGQTVPEAAWWFITMERSCQAQLLAMAAGTPKHIDHDGAVVVREQIGTPLSGWFQLRPLWDEIVRDEPDLFE; encoded by the coding sequence ATGGAGACACTCGCAGCCCACACGCAGGCGGCTCTTGGCACCGAAGAACAGATCGCGGCTCTGAACCTGCGTCCCGCCGGTCTTTCGGTCGAGGACGAGCGGCAGCTGCGCAAGCAGGAACTCGCCGCATCGTTCCGGCTGTTCGGCAAGCTCGGATTCGGCGAGGGAGTCGCCGGACACATCACCGCACGCGACCCCGGCGACCCGGACCGCTTCTGGGTCAACCCGTTCGGCATGAGCTTCCGGCACATCCGGGTCTCCGACCTGCTTCTGGTCGACGGCGCGGGCAATGTCGTGGGGGGAAAGCGCCCGGTGAACCGCGCGGCGTTCTGCATCCACTCCGAGGTGCACCGCGCCCGCCCCGACGTCGTCGCCGCGGCTCACGCCCACTCGACGTACGGCAAAGCCTTCTCCAGCCTGGGGGTCCGACTCGACCCGCTGACCCAGGACGCCTGTGCCTTCTACGAGGACCACGGCCTTTACGCGGATTACCAGGGTGTCGTCAACGACACCGAGGAGGGACGGCGCATCGGGCGGGCGCTCGGCCCGAACAAGGCCGTCATCCTCCAGAACCACGGAAACCTCACCGTGGGCCAGACCGTTCCGGAAGCGGCCTGGTGGTTCATCACCATGGAGCGTTCCTGCCAGGCGCAGCTTCTCGCGATGGCCGCCGGCACTCCGAAACACATTGACCACGACGGTGCGGTCGTGGTCCGGGAACAGATCGGCACCCCCCTTTCGGGGTGGTTCCAGCTGCGTCCCCTGTGGGACGAGATCGTCCGGGACGAACCCGACCTCTTCGAGTAG
- a CDS encoding MFS transporter, with protein sequence MSTQQTTIRDQAARKVMVRLIPLLMVVYFTASIDKANIAMAKDSLGADIGLSAAAYGLGAGIFFISYMLLEIPSNLILHKVGPRWWIGRISVTWGVVTAATMFVHDEWTFYLARVLLGAAEAGLYGLMYLVSVWLPQAKRAKAVGLLLASATTAGIAGAPIGSGLLSLDGTSGLHGWQWMFLIEGAASVVIGIVVWVRLPSRPENARWLRAEEASALTEAAAERGPTDPAPASTISASLTNPTVLISAAVYLLLQAALSGPVFFGPAMVEEMGVSGTPAIGGVVALVTVGPLLGVLLLPRIYRRTGTGSEWALIAGSMSAALAASLALPSARGVVAQALLLGIAMLLVMGIATVVWAFAMTATSGVGAAAALAAVNSIGALGAFAGPFAFGSIEQSTGSALNGMYLVAALAAAIVVLTPLVRSRQRSTAAASTGTTRVQLPGLAEAD encoded by the coding sequence ATGAGCACACAGCAGACGACCATCCGCGATCAGGCGGCCAGGAAAGTCATGGTCCGTCTCATCCCCTTGCTGATGGTCGTGTATTTCACGGCCAGCATCGACAAGGCGAACATCGCCATGGCAAAGGACTCGCTGGGGGCGGACATCGGGCTGTCCGCCGCCGCCTACGGTCTGGGCGCCGGCATCTTCTTCATCAGCTACATGCTGCTGGAAATCCCCAGCAACCTCATCCTGCACAAGGTCGGACCACGGTGGTGGATCGGACGTATCTCCGTCACCTGGGGCGTCGTCACCGCTGCCACCATGTTCGTCCACGACGAATGGACCTTCTACCTCGCCCGCGTCCTGCTCGGCGCGGCCGAGGCCGGGCTCTACGGGCTCATGTACCTCGTCAGCGTCTGGCTCCCACAAGCGAAGCGGGCCAAGGCCGTCGGCCTCCTGCTGGCGTCGGCGACGACCGCCGGCATCGCCGGGGCACCGATCGGCAGCGGCCTGCTCTCCCTGGACGGAACGTCCGGGCTGCACGGGTGGCAGTGGATGTTCCTGATCGAGGGAGCCGCCAGTGTCGTCATCGGCATCGTGGTGTGGGTGCGGCTTCCCTCCCGGCCCGAGAATGCGCGCTGGCTACGGGCAGAAGAAGCGTCGGCGCTCACCGAGGCCGCCGCCGAGCGGGGGCCGACGGACCCGGCTCCCGCCTCTACGATCAGCGCTTCGCTGACCAACCCGACCGTCCTGATCAGCGCCGCTGTCTACCTGCTTCTCCAGGCCGCCCTCTCCGGTCCCGTGTTCTTCGGTCCTGCGATGGTCGAAGAGATGGGGGTGAGCGGCACCCCGGCCATCGGCGGCGTGGTCGCCCTGGTCACCGTCGGCCCTCTGCTCGGCGTACTGCTGCTTCCACGGATCTACCGTCGGACGGGCACGGGAAGCGAGTGGGCGCTGATCGCGGGATCCATGAGCGCGGCACTCGCGGCGAGCCTCGCGCTGCCCAGCGCCCGTGGAGTCGTCGCGCAGGCACTGCTGCTCGGCATCGCGATGCTGCTCGTCATGGGGATCGCGACCGTCGTGTGGGCCTTCGCCATGACGGCGACGTCCGGCGTCGGTGCCGCAGCCGCCCTGGCCGCTGTCAACTCCATCGGGGCGCTGGGGGCCTTCGCCGGTCCGTTCGCGTTCGGCTCCATCGAACAGTCGACGGGATCGGCACTGAACGGCATGTATCTCGTGGCCGCTCTGGCAGCGGCCATCGTGGTGCTCACTCCGCTCGTCCGCTCCCGGCAGCGCTCGACGGCAGCCGCCTCCACCGGCACCACCAGAGTCCAACTGCCGGGCCTCGCAGAGGCCGACTGA
- a CDS encoding alpha/beta hydrolase, whose translation MPLDPLLASLVKQLPAPATEIDDLEQFRTAKRQLFDRLSGEYMEPAPAVAEVRLVRLPVTGGEIALRVYRPAGPGPHPIHLYLHGGAWISGSIFENSTVVCCRERAAGAGRVVVAVNYRKAPENRFPTGLEDCYAALLWAAEHAAQIGGRADSISIGGVSAGANLAAALSAKVRDEGGPDIRLQILEVPVTDLAGEFESHRQFGEGFALSATTMALAKAAYVASPEERSHPLASPLRATDFSGLPRTHVMTAEYDMLRDEGVAYAERLGTAGVEVSHTLGQGHVHTSMMLTAALPSARQWRAEVLDVLRSS comes from the coding sequence ATGCCTCTTGATCCCTTGCTCGCATCGCTCGTCAAGCAACTGCCCGCCCCGGCCACGGAGATCGACGACCTGGAGCAGTTCCGCACGGCGAAACGCCAACTGTTCGACCGGCTGTCCGGGGAGTACATGGAACCTGCTCCCGCTGTCGCAGAAGTGCGCCTGGTGCGACTGCCGGTCACGGGCGGCGAAATTGCCCTGAGGGTGTACCGCCCGGCCGGTCCGGGCCCTCATCCGATCCATCTCTACCTGCATGGCGGCGCCTGGATCTCGGGGTCGATCTTCGAGAACTCGACCGTCGTCTGCTGTCGCGAGCGTGCCGCCGGTGCCGGCCGGGTCGTCGTGGCGGTCAATTACCGAAAGGCTCCGGAGAACCGGTTCCCCACCGGTCTCGAAGACTGCTACGCCGCCCTGCTCTGGGCTGCCGAGCATGCGGCGCAGATCGGTGGCCGGGCCGACAGCATCAGCATCGGAGGGGTGTCCGCGGGCGCGAATCTCGCGGCCGCACTCTCGGCCAAGGTCCGCGACGAGGGCGGTCCCGACATCCGCCTCCAGATCCTGGAGGTCCCCGTGACAGACCTGGCGGGGGAGTTTGAATCCCACCGACAGTTCGGGGAGGGCTTCGCACTGTCCGCGACCACTATGGCTCTGGCCAAGGCCGCCTATGTCGCCTCGCCCGAGGAGCGTTCCCACCCGCTCGCCTCGCCGCTTCGGGCGACCGACTTCTCCGGCCTCCCGCGGACGCACGTGATGACCGCCGAGTACGACATGCTGCGAGACGAAGGAGTGGCGTACGCCGAACGCCTAGGCACAGCAGGAGTCGAGGTGTCCCACACGCTGGGCCAAGGCCATGTGCACACGTCGATGATGCTCACCGCCGCCCTGCCTTCCGCTCGTCAGTGGCGCGCCGAAGTCCTGGACGTCCTGCGGTCATCCTGA
- a CDS encoding helix-turn-helix domain-containing protein has translation MGTTPARYLEQVRVRAAQRFLESADIDTEAIARRCGFGSAERMRRSFQRVLGISPSAYRERFRSGCPVDHPALLVGGHPGAAEQPWYVLADDARAP, from the coding sequence ATCGGCACCACCCCGGCGCGCTACCTCGAGCAGGTCCGGGTACGCGCCGCCCAGCGTTTCCTGGAGAGCGCCGACATCGACACCGAGGCGATCGCCCGCCGCTGTGGCTTCGGTTCGGCCGAGAGGATGCGCCGCTCCTTCCAACGTGTCCTCGGGATCTCCCCGTCCGCCTACCGCGAACGTTTCCGTTCGGGCTGTCCTGTCGACCACCCCGCCCTCCTGGTCGGCGGCCATCCCGGAGCGGCCGAACAGCCGTGGTACGTCCTTGCCGACGACGCCCGGGCGCCGTGA
- a CDS encoding sensor histidine kinase: protein MTAPGPLHNRRSPMGSARHVLARMSLRTRLLCLATALVATGLLAAGAVVSTTLHGYLEGRVDARLQTTAQIAARITPPPGTESPQNVRVLSSFEDTTVSYVDDTGAAHSTFDSTTAAPGGGPQLPDLDRDAVLDRSGQPFTVSARDGDHRWRAVALTRPDQLIESADQPAGNGSVVIATSLDEVDRTVQKTRTVSLTAGGVLLAVLALVGWFAIRSGLRPLTRIEDTAEAITSGDFSHRIPETAGSQTEVGRLTTCLNRMLDQIDTAFRARAEAESRMRRFFADASHELRTPLVGIKGYTDLYRMGASQTRQETDHIMTRIAEESGRLTRLVGDMLLLARLDEAAQGPALGIGPAPAFPLERAPMDLRTLAADALHDVRALDPSRPVTLTGPDGGRPATAPTLADEERLRQVVTNLVGNAVAHSPDGTPVRIGVGVKDGLAVLEVADRGPGLSPEERLRVFERFYRADASRSRTTGAGAGLGLSIVHSLVTAHGGDIEVDTAPGEGCTFRVRFALLEPMD, encoded by the coding sequence ATGACGGCGCCAGGACCGCTCCACAACCGGCGCTCCCCGATGGGCAGCGCGCGGCATGTCCTCGCGCGCATGTCCCTGCGCACACGCCTGCTGTGCCTGGCCACCGCCCTGGTCGCCACCGGCCTCCTCGCGGCGGGGGCTGTCGTCAGCACCACTCTCCACGGCTACCTGGAAGGGCGTGTCGACGCGCGCCTGCAGACCACGGCGCAGATCGCCGCCCGCATCACACCACCGCCGGGCACCGAGTCCCCGCAGAACGTCCGCGTCCTGAGCTCCTTCGAGGACACCACGGTGTCGTACGTGGACGACACGGGCGCCGCCCACAGCACCTTCGACTCCACCACCGCCGCTCCCGGAGGCGGGCCCCAGCTACCGGATCTCGACCGGGACGCCGTCCTCGACCGCTCGGGACAGCCCTTCACCGTCTCGGCCCGCGACGGCGACCACAGGTGGAGGGCCGTCGCGCTCACCCGTCCCGACCAGCTGATCGAGTCAGCGGACCAACCGGCCGGCAACGGCAGCGTCGTCATCGCGACCTCCCTCGACGAGGTGGACCGCACCGTCCAGAAGACCCGGACCGTCTCCCTGACCGCCGGCGGGGTCCTGCTCGCCGTACTGGCCCTGGTCGGCTGGTTCGCCATCCGCTCCGGCCTTCGGCCGCTGACCCGCATCGAGGACACCGCCGAGGCCATCACCTCGGGCGACTTCTCGCACCGGATCCCCGAGACCGCCGGTTCACAGACCGAGGTGGGACGCCTGACCACCTGCCTGAACCGGATGCTCGACCAGATCGACACCGCGTTCCGCGCCCGCGCGGAAGCGGAGTCACGGATGCGGCGCTTCTTCGCGGACGCCAGCCACGAACTACGCACCCCGCTCGTCGGCATCAAGGGATACACCGACCTGTACCGCATGGGGGCCTCACAGACCCGGCAGGAGACCGACCACATCATGACGCGGATCGCCGAGGAGTCCGGGCGCCTGACCCGTCTCGTGGGGGACATGCTCCTGCTCGCCCGCCTGGACGAGGCCGCACAGGGCCCAGCCCTCGGAATCGGCCCGGCTCCCGCCTTCCCGCTGGAGCGCGCCCCGATGGACCTGCGCACGCTGGCCGCCGACGCACTGCACGACGTACGGGCCCTGGACCCCAGCCGCCCCGTCACACTCACCGGACCGGACGGCGGCAGACCAGCCACCGCCCCGACGCTCGCGGACGAGGAACGCCTGCGGCAGGTCGTCACCAACCTGGTCGGCAACGCCGTCGCGCACTCCCCCGACGGGACGCCGGTCCGGATCGGCGTGGGCGTCAAGGACGGGCTCGCGGTCCTGGAGGTGGCCGACCGAGGGCCGGGCCTTTCTCCCGAGGAACGACTGCGGGTCTTCGAGCGGTTCTACCGCGCCGACGCATCCCGCAGCCGCACCACCGGCGCCGGTGCGGGCCTCGGCCTTTCGATCGTGCACTCCCTCGTCACGGCTCACGGCGGCGACATCGAGGTCGACACCGCCCCGGGCGAGGGCTGCACCTTCCGCGTGCGGTTCGCCCTGCTGGAACCGATGGACTGA
- a CDS encoding response regulator transcription factor, whose translation MTSARAARRGTPPKGHLLVVDDEPTVRELLPAALRYAGFDVDVAADGEEALQVAARRPPDLVLLDVMLPGIDGFEVIRRLRAQPRRTGQGFGGDVPVLFVTARETRQDRIAGLTLGGDDYITKPFDLEELIARIHAVLRRTKGEASDALAVGDLELDPEGHLVTRAGQPVRLSPTEFRLLHFLMANAGLTMSKAQILENVWRYDFEGDPSIVDTYISYLRRKVDQSGPKLIHTVHRIGYVLRGPRA comes from the coding sequence ATGACATCAGCCCGTGCGGCACGCCGCGGCACCCCGCCCAAGGGCCACCTGCTCGTCGTCGACGACGAACCGACCGTCCGCGAACTCCTTCCGGCCGCCCTGCGCTACGCGGGGTTCGACGTCGATGTCGCGGCCGACGGGGAAGAGGCCCTTCAGGTGGCGGCCCGTCGTCCCCCGGACCTGGTGCTCCTGGACGTGATGCTCCCGGGCATCGACGGCTTCGAGGTCATCCGGCGGCTGCGCGCCCAACCCCGCAGGACCGGCCAAGGGTTCGGCGGCGACGTGCCGGTCCTGTTCGTCACCGCCCGGGAAACCCGGCAGGACCGGATCGCCGGCCTCACCCTGGGCGGCGACGACTACATCACCAAACCCTTCGACCTCGAGGAGCTGATCGCCCGCATCCACGCGGTGCTGCGCCGCACCAAGGGCGAGGCGTCCGACGCACTGGCCGTCGGCGACCTCGAACTCGACCCCGAGGGACACCTGGTGACCCGGGCCGGGCAGCCGGTTCGCCTCTCCCCCACCGAGTTCCGCCTGCTGCACTTCCTGATGGCCAACGCCGGGCTGACCATGTCCAAGGCCCAGATTCTGGAAAACGTCTGGCGTTACGACTTCGAGGGCGACCCCAGCATCGTCGACACCTACATCAGCTATCTGCGCCGCAAGGTGGACCAGTCCGGGCCCAAGCTCATCCACACCGTGCACCGGATCGGATATGTACTGCGCGGACCCCGGGCATGA
- a CDS encoding streptophobe family protein, with protein MSRTTTTRSARSTARTEPAPAPGSRQDRTGGEQAPLRPSGGAPRHAAEGGAAAVAALAAMAVAGYLALRALGGDGSAPLTQLVPAVISLALGGKIDLTADVAPKAGAGGGMLDMLGGGGGLSLGVAGQVWAMPLMLSFLGAAVLGWCFFRPLRRRRRPAPALLIARTGGALGVTAVIAPVMASLARGSLSLPQSVSEKLGKGGGSGGGLGKLTGGEGIPSVDFTTDIVLTGFLAVLEVALVIGLGCVAARRTSLPGPVALSRARLKWNPVTSTLTGIFTTLCTLALFLALLAGAAAATGRDQAAKAAGALLLAAPNLISGVLTSGLGASWQAGMERRQPEGGGMMGGMGGGAGGLGAAAGSGAGAGAKQVDVSGRAVAGLPLWLIGLTLLVCLLVYAGYRTAARTPARTAREETDALLGRHLEIALRAGVAVGLCVVVLGLVSQVSVGIGFSLMGNEMGGMDAGLDGSVRLPALTGFVLAGLTCYAGSRLHTVRAGGQRQVRPRPRTGS; from the coding sequence ATGAGCCGTACAACCACGACACGGTCGGCCCGGTCCACGGCACGAACCGAGCCTGCCCCGGCACCCGGCAGCAGGCAGGACAGGACGGGAGGGGAACAGGCCCCGCTCAGGCCCAGCGGGGGTGCCCCGCGCCACGCGGCCGAAGGAGGGGCGGCCGCCGTCGCCGCGCTCGCGGCCATGGCAGTCGCCGGATACCTGGCGCTGCGCGCCCTCGGCGGCGACGGCAGCGCACCGCTGACCCAACTCGTCCCGGCCGTCATCAGCCTCGCCCTCGGCGGGAAGATCGACCTGACCGCCGACGTCGCGCCGAAGGCCGGTGCCGGCGGAGGCATGCTCGACATGCTCGGTGGCGGTGGCGGTCTCAGCCTCGGTGTCGCCGGTCAGGTGTGGGCCATGCCGCTGATGCTCAGCTTCCTGGGAGCGGCCGTCCTGGGCTGGTGCTTCTTCCGGCCGCTGCGCCGTCGCAGGCGTCCGGCACCGGCGCTGCTGATCGCCCGCACCGGCGGGGCGCTCGGTGTCACCGCCGTCATCGCGCCCGTAATGGCGTCCCTGGCACGCGGCTCGCTCAGTCTTCCCCAGAGCGTCTCGGAGAAACTCGGCAAGGGCGGCGGCTCGGGCGGCGGACTGGGCAAGCTGACGGGCGGCGAAGGAATCCCCTCCGTCGACTTCACCACGGACATCGTCCTGACCGGGTTTCTCGCGGTGCTCGAAGTGGCGCTCGTCATCGGCCTCGGCTGTGTGGCAGCCCGCCGTACATCGCTGCCGGGCCCCGTCGCGCTCAGCCGGGCACGCCTCAAGTGGAACCCGGTCACCTCCACCCTGACCGGCATCTTCACCACCCTGTGCACGCTCGCCCTGTTCCTCGCACTGCTCGCAGGAGCTGCCGCGGCGACCGGCCGCGATCAGGCGGCGAAGGCCGCGGGTGCGCTGCTCCTGGCCGCCCCGAACCTGATCTCAGGGGTCCTCACCTCCGGCCTGGGCGCCTCCTGGCAGGCCGGTATGGAGCGCCGGCAGCCTGAGGGCGGCGGCATGATGGGCGGTATGGGCGGAGGTGCCGGCGGCCTCGGTGCAGCGGCCGGCTCCGGTGCCGGCGCAGGGGCCAAGCAGGTCGACGTGAGCGGCAGGGCGGTGGCGGGCCTCCCGCTGTGGCTGATCGGCCTGACGCTCCTGGTGTGCCTGCTCGTGTACGCGGGTTACCGCACCGCCGCCCGCACCCCCGCGCGCACGGCCCGCGAAGAAACCGACGCTCTGTTGGGCCGCCACCTGGAGATCGCGCTGCGCGCCGGTGTGGCTGTGGGCCTCTGCGTCGTGGTCCTTGGCCTGGTCTCTCAGGTCTCGGTGGGTATCGGCTTCTCCCTCATGGGCAACGAGATGGGCGGGATGGACGCCGGGCTCGACGGATCGGTACGGCTCCCGGCGCTCACCGGCTTCGTCCTGGCCGGCCTGACCTGCTACGCGGGCAGTCGCCTCCACACGGTACGGGCCGGTGGGCAGCGGCAGGTGCGTCCGCGACCACGCACAGGTTCGTGA